From a region of the Lactuca sativa cultivar Salinas chromosome 4, Lsat_Salinas_v11, whole genome shotgun sequence genome:
- the LOC128133789 gene encoding uncharacterized protein LOC128133789 — protein MIEYLVCLVTGGRWQVNGTNLEYICPQGGISEFALIFSEYISYSDFVSMVRSKIGLLDKYRISLRFHHPELNYYIAIVEDVDVRMLINVIKCSGGRAVKVFVVVDEVEEVNGGGEIGNELVGNLCSFKGSNDPIGTFNTPSVPQFHSVAENVNVSYSPIQYVDPENYKYVGDDDVGTYLNHVGGRCDDVAEQEVKLMNRRVVDKTKKKKNSTQKNEKNHVYGHYVDVGDVCLDITELQSNSDRDELGDEVKTKYPDNLFYGMPPVPAWPVDNNEDIPTQMVDINLQKIQCESIFKNKELLKRCIGKKCLREGFQTRTSRSTKSRHGVRNNMHCCR, from the exons atgattgaatatttggtttgtcttgtaaccggtgggagatggcaagttaatggaactaatctggaatacatatgtccacagggaggtatttctgaatttgctttgatattttctgagtatattagttatagtgattttgtatctatggtaagaagcaaaattggtttgttagacaaatatagaattagtcttcgtttccaccatcctgaattaaattattatatagctatagttgaagacgtggatgttagaatgttgataaacgtaatcaaatgtagtggaggaagggctgtgaaagtgtttgtggtggttgatgaagttgaggaggttaatgggggcggtgaaattggaaacgaacttgttggtaatttatgcagttttaaagggagcaacgatccgataggtactttcaatactcctagtgtacctcagtttcacagtgttgctgaaaatgttaatgttagttattcacctattcaatatgtggatcccgagaattacaagtatgttggtgatgatgatgttggtacatatcttaatcatgttggtggtcgttgtgatgatgttgccgaacaagaagttaaacttatgaataggcgtgtggtagataaaactaaaaagaaaaaaaattcaactcaaaaaaatgaaaaaaatcatgtttacgggcattatgttgatgttggtgatgtatgtttagatataaccgagctacaaagtaattccgatagagatgagttgggtgatgaagttaaaaCTAAGTATCCCGATAACCTTTTTTACGGTATGCCCCCTGTACCAGCATGGCCAGTTGATAataatgaagatatcccaacacagatggtagacattaatcttcaaaagattcaatgtgagagtatatttaaaaacaaagaacttttaaagcggtgtattggtaaaaaatgtcttcgagaaggtttccagacgaggacaagtagatccaccaaatcaag gcatggcgtgcgaaacaatatgcattgttgtcgttaa